A segment of the Capra hircus breed San Clemente chromosome 19, ASM170441v1, whole genome shotgun sequence genome:
AACTGCGGAAATTCAAAACCACAGAATTTATCAAAAATAACTTGGGGCAGAAAATTGTTAATGAAGAGGCAATAAAGATTCCACCAAATGCAAGCAAAAACCAGGGACAGAGCAAGATTTTTTCCCTATTCCTGGAAAGGATGACATGCAAAGAACctgagaaagggaagagaagggaaacatCTTCTAACCCTTTTATTTTGAAGAACGGAAATGAATAGTTTCTTTGGGATTTTTGGTTAATAGGATTTTACaaaagcagacttttttttttgtttgtcttagaGAGCATTTCCCCTCATTAAGGGACTTTAGAAGGCAGTCGTTGCTCCATTGTAATGTTGCTtatttttgaggatttttctTCAACCGAGTGGACTCTTAGTGAGAGGACGCTGCCAAGCTGATCAAGTTCCCCAACCACTGTTTTGACAACAGCTTCTTCTTTTgagtctaaaataaaataaatgcaagcTTAGTACTCATTTTTAACAGGTGGAAAGGTATTTAGTCACAATGGGTATGCTCGTATAAAACAGTttgcatgtttgggaacgcatgtaagaattaaagattttaaaattaaaaaaaaaaaaagaatacctaaaaaaaaaaattaaaaaaaaaagattcagctgaaaaaaaaaaaaaaaaaaaaaaaaaaaaaccagtttgcagaacttccctggtggtcaaatgGCTAAGAGTgctgctctcaatgcagggagcctggatctgatccctggtcagggagctagatcccacattctgcagttaagacccagcacggccaagtaaataaataaataaaaatattaaaaaaccccAACAAACAGTGTTTGCGAGTTCGCTGAAAATTGAGATGTAATACTCACTATCTGTGCTTAGCAAGGCCTGAGACTATCTTTCTTATCTTTTAGAGCAATGGGTGTTTGAAAACATAAGTGAAACATGcataattcatgttgatatatggcaaaaccaatacattattataaagcaattaacctccaattaaaataaataaatttatactaaaaaaagagAAGTATCAGGCAGGTATAGGCCTGGAGcaagtaatatttttcttttaaacaccaACTTTCCCTGTTTTTGTGGTTTAAAATAAAGTTGCTTTTCTAGAAAAACATTGAAACTGGGAAAATAATAGGTTCTAAGTAAGAAAAATGTTGGGGGAATTGATTTCCCATTTCAGTAATTTCATAATTTGACCACATCTGTTCTACAGGAATATGAAATATGAATGTTAAGAGCTGATACCTTATCCCTTCATTCACTAGAACTAAACTTATATACAATTTTACTTAGTTTCCAAATAAGTGACTTATTTAATATGACTCCTGGAGTTTAAGAGTtattccaagttaaaaaaaacaaccctcctGTACCTTTGACTTGATTTTCAGAATTTTTGGGCCCACGCCCTTCTGATTTGTAACATGTGgacttgctttttctgtgaagagaaaagaaaattactgcAGTTTTCTTTCATTAGGgagctcatgctgctgctgctgctgctgctgctgctgctaagtcccttcagtcgtgtctgactctgtgcgaccccagaaacggcagcccaccaggctcccccatccctgggattctccaggcaagaacgctggagtgggttgccatttccttctccaatgcatgaaagtgaaaagtgaaagtgaagtcgctcagtcgtgtccgattcctagcgatcccatggactgtagcctactaggcccctctgtccatgcacAAATAACTATGAGTGGGGAATAAAAGTTTTGGAGTGCTAGTTTCAACTGAAGTTCTAGTTTCAAATATGGCTTCAACATTAGCTGAAGGAAATGAGATCTCCAAGATCtccaggatcccctggagaaggaaatggcaacccactccagtatccttgcctgggaaatcccatggacagaggagcctggctggctatagttcatggagtctcagagtcagacatgacttagcgactaaacaacaacatgacaGGGTGGTGGCCAGTGAAGCCACAATGGAGTGTGTTATTAAAAGAAACATGCTTCTGTGCTCAATCTTAGAAAGCAGTTTTCCTCCTGGATTGGAGTCCAGGCATTGCTCAGTATTCCATATTTAAATCTTCTCTACAGTAATAGGTATAGATACTTTACATACTAAGAGACTGGATTTTGCTGCCTGTTTTCATGTCATTTAGATGCAGTAAGAAATTGCTAAGTGATGTTCTTCAGAGCAGGAAATTCTAGGATACAGTATTGGTTTACACATACACTGAGAAAACCTAGTCTATGTGTGATTCATGTTTTTCACAAGTTGATATTTACCTTCCTTCCCCATCTATTAATTTGCAAtacatttcaatttctttttctaaaaatattttgacaTCGAGAAGCCTTTCGTGCTCAAGCTTCTGGCCTTCTGTTTCCATCCGAATCTGCTGGAGTTGGTCCTCCATTGCTCCAATCTGCTCTTGGATTTGCTGGAGCTGATGGCAGTAATTGCTTTCAGTCTCAGCCAAGGAGCATTCGTAGGAATGTTTCTGAAAGAACAAAGCACAGCTTGCATGTGTAACAGATAAACCACATGTTTATGCTTTAAAAACATTCTCAAGGtggaaagaaatattttgtaCAAGGGCTAAATCTTTCCCCTTGAAAATCAACattagccaaattaaaaaaaaaagtttgctctTCATTGAAAAAGcttcctgtttttccttcttcaagTTTTGGGATTAGTGAATCAGAagtaatatttatagaaaaaatgCTTGATATGTAATATGTCCATGTCTATTTAATACATTTTAGTGAAATATAATTAGTTATATGTATTTAGCTATATAATTAgttatatatattcagttatatgtttatatatatatatatgggttcccaggtggctcagtggtaaagcatccgcctgtcaatgcaggagatgctggtttgatccctgggttgggaagatcccttggagaaggaaatggcaacccactccagtatccttgcctgtagaatcccgtggacagaggagtctggtgggctacagtccctggggttgcaagagtcagacatgacttagcaactaaaccaacaacacatacacacccgcatatatatacatgtttgtatttacttaacacacacacattcaagtCAAGGTGATGCCTACGAACCATGGCCAGGAGGGACTGAAGTTCTATTTCCAAGGTTTGCAGGTTGCGCTTCAGTTCCATCAGCTCATTTCTGGCTGCCATAGCCGCTCCCGCATCGTCAGAAATCTGCTGATGCAGCGATGTGCTCTGAAGCATAATTGTCAGATGGGTTAGTGACCCGCTTGGTGGTCTCCTGAACAAACCCTTGGCCTGTGATTTGCAACATGTACCTTCTCGTTAAACCAGGCCTCGGCATCTTCACGGTTCTGTTCCGCCAAGTCCTCGTACTCAGCCCTCATGTTGTTCAACAGAACAGTGAGGTCCACTCCTGGGGCTGCATTTATCTCCACGTTCACGTTCCCCCCGGCTGCACCCTGCATGACTTTCATTTCCTGGAAAAGCTATATGTATTAATCATCAAGGTAGacttaaagaaaattattaaagtatagttgattttgggcttcccaggtggcgctagtggtaaagaacctgtctgccagtgcagaagatgtaagaaacatgggttcgatccctggcacaggaagatccctggagagggaaatggcaatcgcctccagtgttcttgcctggaaaattccatggacagaggagcttggcaggctatagtccatggggtcgcaaaaagtcaggcatgactgagctcacacacacacacacacacacatacacaagttgatttacaatgttatgttaatttcttctatacagcaaagtaactcagttatacatacatacctatagattctttttcatattcttttccattatggtttatcacaaggtattgaatatagttccctgtgccatacagtaggactttgctgtttatctcttctatatgtaatagtttgcctctgctaatctcaaactcccaatccatcccttccttctcccccttccctcctggcaATCACAAATCTATTCAGGGTAGACTTTTGATTGAGATCCACAGTGGACTTGAGGAAGGGCATCAGATACCATAAGAAGCCAGGGTTCCTTACCTCCTGGTGATTTTTTTGGAGATATGTCAGTTCCTCACTGAGTGCTTCACACTGCATCTCCAGGTCACTTGTACAAAGAGTCAGCTCATCCATAACTCTGTGAAGACCATTGATGTCAGCCTCAACACTCTGGTGGAGAGCAAGCTCATTTTCACACCTGGAAGGTAGTTAACATGCTTGAGAACTATAATCGTAGGTAGGTGCAAAGCATGACTTTTCTAGATGTTTCATATACTAAAAGATACCAATGTTCAGTACATACCCCTGAAGCAGACGATGATAGCAAAATGATGAAACATTTTGAAACACCTATTGATTTATGAATATTATTTTGGAGCTGTTTCTTCAGAGTTGATTTTTGGCATCCTGTATGCTTAACAGTAGAAGAAAACTACTCTTTAAAATTTATGATAGctttaacctaaatgtccatagcagagaaatagataaagaagatatggtacatatatacaatggaatattatacagccattaaaaagaatgaaataatgccatttgcagcaacatggatggacctagagattatcatactgagtaaagtgagtcaggcagagaaggggaaataTTGTATGCCATCCTTCaaatgtgggatctaaaaaggAATgttacaagtgaacttatttacaaaacagaaacaggttcccctacttagagaacaaacttatggttgtcaGGGGGGAgtgatgggaggaagggatagttaaggagttagtaccactatatttaaaatggataaccaataagaacctgctgtatagcacagggaactctgttcagtgttatgtggcagcctggatgggaagttTGAAGGAGATGGATACATGTATCtgtatggctgggtccctttgctgtcctcctgaaactatcacagcattgttaactagttatactccaatatttaaaaaaaaggttttaaaaagttaaaaaaattaaatttatgctAGCTTTGTATCAGGGCACATTTAGTCTCTTCAGTCATCTAGTCTGACTTTATAAAACCATGTTGGTTTTTAAAGCAAAAGTTATGTTCTCTATTCCAACGTAGTATTTTTACCTTTATTATAATTAATTACTTTATGTTTACCTACTTCAGCCTGAAGTCATCAGCGGTCAGTCTggcattttcattttgtagaaCAATGCTGGCATTACAGGTAGTCACAGAAATAATCTAAATAGGGTGGATGGTGCAAAATGTTAGGTCCCAAAAGTCAAGGGAGATTCCAGATCTCATTGTGATTCTTACCTTCTTAATCCATAAAATATCTATTTTAgtatcatttttttcctattttaaagaaATCTGGATTTTCTGCAGAGTTTAAGAGCCAAATGTAAACTTTCCCAATCACAGACAGCTTTATTACTCTTCATCAAAAAGTATGAGGTAATAAAAGATCAATGAAGCAATTCTATTTGGAAACAATTTCTCTTTCATCAGTTAATTCTGCAAATTCTTATTGCCAGGCAGTGTACCAAGCACTGGGAATGTAGTGTTAGCAAATTCACACAAATTTGCTAAGCATGTTTTctattacatctttttttttttttaaggttatgcACACCCAAAGCCTGTAGTAAAAGTATCCATCTTTCTTACCTGCCTTTTGAGATCTTCAGTGACTGAGAAATATTTACTATAGTCATGAGCAAGTTGCCGGCCAGAACCAGGCCCATATTTCTCATACCAGCCCTTGATTTTCTGCTCGAGGTCAGCGTTGGCCTCCTCCAGAGTACACACGTGGTCCAGATAGGATGCCAGGCGGTCATTGAGGTTCTGCAGTGTTACCTTTTCATTCCCAGGGAGGAGGCCATGCTCATTTTCAAGAAAACCAGTACAGACACCACTTCCCAACCCTCCACCACCATGAGAGAAACTTCCTTTAGAAGAAACGCTTCCAAGAGGGCCAGAGAAGCTGCTTCCTGCTCCCAACCCACTGCATACATTTCCAGCCCTGAAGCCTGTCCTTCCACCAGTTAGCCGACCAGTGCCAGCTTGAGAGCAGAGCCGCCTGGATCCACCAGAAAGTCGAAAAGACATGGCAACAGCACCAAACGACCCTTTCTCAGAGAGGAGCGAAGTCAAAAGTCACCATCCATGGAAGTTCGCTCTGTTGGCCTTTTATAGGATTTAGGAGGTCATTTCAACCTTAACTTTGCCCATCTGTAATAAAATATTACTTGCATGCTAATTGTTGTTTTTCATAATTGGGTGATTTTTTAACAGTGTCCAGTCTGTAGGTGGAAAGCTGGCCCAAGGATATCTTTGTATATGAAAAAGGTGCCAGATAGAGTAATACCAAATCATagttttaaaagtcaatattGTATATGAGTCAATGTACATGTTTTTGACctctgaaatatattttagttgttttttccCTCCAATATAACAAAAGATTCATAATTCAAATGGACTATGCCTAACGCTTTTGTTCTGTAAATACTTATgtagtatttttattattcatgtgttattgaatgttttctttattattcaaATCAGGCGCTCTCAATATATAGTGATCCTTTGGTAGTGGGAGCTCtctaactgattaaaaaaaaacagaaataaaagtccTGCAGAACTTTGCTTATCAATTTAACTAAAAATTAGTGAGTATGTGGCATTGACCGAAAAATTACTTGTATTACGATTTCTTGGTTTAGTCCAGGAACAGAATGTCTATTGAAGTAACTTCTGAGCCTCCAAATTGCTCATTTTTCTAATGCAAAAATATTGTTTAGCGTTTTATAgtttaaatgtatgtatttaagaCATTATGAATTTTTTTGAGAAACGAGCTTCATGTTGGTGAGGgagtaaaatatatgaaaaagaggGGGATTTTCATCACTACTTGGAAAACCAATAATCATGGTACTCTAGATAAAAGATTAGTTGTCACTGGTGAGCAGAGTCTTCCTCCTTCTGCCTTGATGCCCATGGGAAGTCATCCTGTCCAGTGGGTGCTTCTTTTCCCTGTTGggcaaatgaaaataataatgttgAAAAGTCTCAAATGAATGTTGAGCAGTTCCAATAATTAATGATTACAACACAGTTGGATGGGCACAAACATTTTGTAAgtgttaattatttaaattattataataaagtaGACATGTCAGACAGAGTCAGCTGTCCATCACTTAAAATGGTGCTACTTGATTGGTTAACTGATTATGTGTCCAAATAGTTTTGAAACAGTAGTTTTTCTGAACAAGAGTTGTCAATGTTGTGGATAGTGAATACCTTTGAAAAACATCCAACATTATTGTTTTTAAGTGATATTTGGTATACCAGAATCCATAAAAATCCGTATTTTTTGACCCAAAGTATTTAAAGATAATTAAGGTAAAACTAACTGAGACCATTGGGACACATTTAGAACAATGTGTGATAAGAGATTCAGCTCATATTTAGAAACTTGGTACTGATTTTGTAGTGACCTGGTCAAAATTTCAATCTTTTTGTCCATGTTTCCCATGAGTAATACAAGT
Coding sequences within it:
- the KRT26 gene encoding keratin, type I cytoskeletal 26 isoform X1, whose product is MSFRLSGGSRRLCSQAGTGRLTGGRTGFRAGNVCSGLGAGSSFSGPLGSVSSKGSFSHGGGGLGSGVCTGFLENEHGLLPGNEKVTLQNLNDRLASYLDHVCTLEEANADLEQKIKGWYEKYGPGSGRQLAHDYSKYFSVTEDLKRQIISVTTCNASIVLQNENARLTADDFRLKCENELALHQSVEADINGLHRVMDELTLCTSDLEMQCEALSEELTYLQKNHQELFQEMKVMQGAAGGNVNVEINAAPGVDLTVLLNNMRAEYEDLAEQNREDAEAWFNEKSTSLHQQISDDAGAAMAARNELMELKRNLQTLEIELQSLLAMKHSYECSLAETESNYCHQLQQIQEQIGAMEDQLQQIRMETEGQKLEHERLLDVKIFLEKEIEMYCKLIDGEGRKSKSTCYKSEGRGPKNSENQVKDSKEEAVVKTVVGELDQLGSVLSLRVHSVEEKSSKISNITMEQRLPSKVP
- the KRT26 gene encoding type I keratin 26 (The RefSeq protein has 5 substitutions compared to this genomic sequence), yielding MSFRLSGVSRRLCSQAGTGRLTGGRTGFRAGNVCSGLGAGSSFSGPLGSVSSKGSFSHGGGGLGSGVCTGFLENEHGLLPGNEKVTLQNLNDRLASYLDHVCTLEEANADLEQKIKGWYEKYGPGSGRQLAHDYSKYFSVTEDLKRQIISVTTCNASIVLQNENARLTADDFRLKCENELALHQSVEADINGLHRVMDELTLCTSDLEMQCEALSEELTYLKKNHQEEMKVMQGAARGNVNVEINAAPGVDLTVLLNNMRAEYEDLAEQNHEDAEAWFSEKSTSLHQQISDDAGAAMAARNELMELKRNLQTLEIELQSLLAMKHSYECSLAETESNYCHQLQQIQEQIGAMEDQLQQIRMETEGQKLEHERLLDVKIFLEKEIEMYCKLIDGEGRKSKSTCYKSEGRGPKNSENQVKDSKEEAVVKTVVGELDQLGSVLSLRVHSVEEKSSKISNITMEQRLPSKVP